In one window of Meiothermus sp. DNA:
- the hpaD gene encoding 3,4-dihydroxyphenylacetate 2,3-dioxygenase, which translates to MNQIPNIVRIGHGVFYVTDLERSRHFYVDLLGLNVLHENPGALYLRGTEDREWTLKLELAPEAGIKHLAYRVAGELDLQLLAELAEALGLPHRWESEQDRPRMLRVQDPFGVPVAFYAESQKYPWLLQRYDLHKGPGIQRIDHINIMTPQVEAMTRWYMDKLAFRMSEYTEGDDGKIWAAWIHRKGNVHDLALTNGTGPRLHHFAYWMPDAMSIIRACDILAGAMQTEAIERGPGRHGVSNAFFLYLRDPDGHRIELYTSDYTTVDPDFEPIRWSLNDPRRQTLWGAKTPKSWFLEGSLLEAFEGGWVKIQESELQGLPQHVI; encoded by the coding sequence ATGAACCAGATACCCAATATTGTCCGCATCGGCCACGGGGTGTTTTACGTGACCGACCTCGAGCGATCGCGCCACTTCTACGTGGACTTGCTGGGCCTGAACGTGCTGCACGAAAACCCGGGCGCCCTCTACCTGCGCGGCACCGAAGACCGCGAGTGGACCCTCAAGCTCGAGCTGGCCCCCGAGGCCGGCATCAAGCACCTGGCCTACCGGGTGGCCGGTGAGCTCGACTTGCAACTTCTGGCCGAACTGGCCGAGGCCCTGGGCCTGCCCCACCGCTGGGAATCCGAACAAGACCGACCCCGGATGCTCCGCGTTCAAGACCCCTTTGGCGTGCCGGTGGCCTTTTACGCCGAAAGCCAGAAATACCCCTGGCTTTTACAGCGCTACGACCTGCACAAAGGGCCCGGTATCCAGCGCATCGATCATATCAACATAATGACCCCTCAGGTCGAGGCCATGACCCGCTGGTACATGGACAAGCTGGCCTTTCGGATGTCGGAGTACACCGAGGGCGACGACGGCAAAATCTGGGCCGCCTGGATTCACCGCAAGGGCAACGTGCACGACCTGGCCCTCACCAACGGAACCGGCCCCCGGCTGCACCACTTCGCCTACTGGATGCCCGACGCCATGAGCATTATCCGGGCCTGCGACATCCTGGCCGGGGCCATGCAGACCGAGGCCATCGAACGCGGGCCGGGTCGGCACGGGGTTTCCAACGCCTTTTTCCTGTACCTGCGCGACCCCGACGGCCACCGCATCGAGCTGTATACCTCCGACTACACCACGGTAGACCCCGACTTCGAGCCCATCCGCTGGAGCCTCAACGACCCCCGCCGCCAGACCCTGTGGGGCGCCAAAACCCCTAAAAGCTGGTTCCTGGAGGGTTCGCTCTTGGAAGCCTTCGAGGGGGGTTGGGTAAAGATTCAGGAATCGGAGCTTCAAGGGCTGCCCCAGCACGTCATCTAG
- the hpaC gene encoding 4-hydroxyphenylacetate 3-monooxygenase reductase subunit — protein sequence MKTAQTSLSDQLRQAMSYWPSGITVIAARFQSEARGMTASSFTSVSLEPPLILVCINETAQLWPVLEQAGRFTVNLLAEGHEHTSAHFAGRPLDGYQPLTDEDSPALEGALATLYCRTWAVYPGGTHKIVVGEVEKVALGSNTRPLLYWNRSYRQLP from the coding sequence ATGAAAACCGCCCAAACCTCGCTTTCCGACCAGCTCCGTCAGGCCATGAGCTACTGGCCCAGCGGCATCACGGTGATCGCAGCTCGCTTCCAGAGCGAGGCCCGGGGCATGACCGCCAGCAGCTTTACCAGCGTAAGCCTCGAGCCCCCCCTGATCCTGGTCTGTATCAACGAAACCGCCCAGCTCTGGCCCGTGCTGGAGCAGGCCGGCCGTTTTACCGTGAACCTCCTGGCCGAGGGCCACGAGCACACGTCGGCCCATTTTGCGGGCCGACCGCTGGACGGCTACCAACCCCTCACCGATGAGGACAGCCCGGCCCTGGAGGGGGCTCTGGCCACACTCTACTGCCGCACCTGGGCGGTCTACCCGGGGGGCACCCACAAGATTGTGGTGGGAGAGGTGGAAAAAGTAGCGCTGGGTAGCAATACCCGGCCCTTGCTGTACTGGAACCGCAGCTATCGGCAGCTACCCTAG